In Deinococcus maricopensis DSM 21211, one genomic interval encodes:
- a CDS encoding RNA-splicing ligase RtcB, with protein sequence MFAEGHGSRPAPLHAVFDDWVRGGLKRDAHLGSIGGGNHFVEVQVVERVLDARTAYAWGVRPGAVCVMVHSGSLGFGHAAAHVLRALAGPAGGHVGMAVPLADAALAHEARTVIANAANFAFVNRALLTLQALDALRRVTGDFSARAVYDAPHNLTWGALHRKGATPARGPGDAALLGTPFEHVGEPVLVPGSMGDRSFLLVGRGCGSSLHSAAHGAGRALARGRAMRDAGVAASLEGVRVVTPVNPRTTRADVWARKRQELAQEAPAAYKAIAATVDTLERAGMALPVAALRPLLTVKG encoded by the coding sequence GTGTTCGCGGAAGGTCACGGGAGCCGCCCCGCGCCGCTGCACGCCGTGTTCGACGACTGGGTGCGCGGCGGCCTGAAACGGGACGCGCACCTGGGCAGCATCGGCGGCGGGAACCATTTCGTGGAGGTGCAGGTGGTGGAGCGCGTGCTGGATGCCCGCACCGCCTACGCGTGGGGCGTGCGGCCCGGCGCGGTGTGCGTGATGGTGCACAGCGGCTCGCTCGGCTTCGGGCACGCGGCCGCGCACGTGCTGCGCGCGCTCGCCGGGCCGGCTGGCGGCCACGTCGGCATGGCCGTACCGTTGGCGGACGCGGCGCTGGCGCACGAAGCGCGCACCGTCATCGCGAACGCGGCGAATTTCGCGTTCGTGAACCGGGCGCTGCTGACCCTGCAGGCGCTGGACGCGCTGCGCCGCGTGACGGGCGACTTCAGCGCGCGGGCCGTGTACGACGCGCCGCACAACCTCACGTGGGGGGCGCTGCACCGCAAGGGCGCGACGCCCGCGCGCGGTCCCGGCGACGCCGCCCTGCTGGGCACGCCGTTCGAGCATGTGGGCGAGCCGGTGCTGGTGCCCGGCAGTATGGGTGACCGGAGTTTCCTGCTGGTCGGTCGGGGGTGCGGCAGCAGCCTGCACAGCGCCGCGCACGGCGCGGGCCGCGCGCTCGCGCGTGGGCGCGCCATGCGTGATGCGGGCGTCGCCGCGAGCCTGGAGGGCGTGCGGGTCGTGACGCCCGTTAACCCGCGCACGACGCGCGCGGACGTGTGGGCGCGCAAACGGCAGGAACTCGCGCAGGAGGCGCCCGCCGCATACAAGGCCATTGCCGCGACCGTGGACACCCTCGAACGCGCCGGCATGGCGTTGCCCGTCGCGGCGCTTCGGCCCCTGTTGACCGTGAAGGGCTGA
- a CDS encoding RtcB family protein has product MKLDLERLDGVRTCVHNPHGIPVTLHATDDVRVERAALTELGDLLDALARTTRAFGTATPTVTLTPDFHRGRGVPVGTVLHAPGLLLPVALGADVGCGMRLHVTSLTAPDVTPHLGAVEVALRRTFFEGAGTSRPPRPCARQS; this is encoded by the coding sequence ATGAAACTTGACCTGGAACGCCTGGATGGCGTTCGCACGTGCGTGCACAACCCGCACGGCATTCCGGTGACGCTGCACGCCACCGACGACGTCCGCGTGGAACGCGCGGCACTCACGGAACTGGGCGACCTGCTGGACGCCCTGGCCCGCACCACGCGGGCGTTCGGCACCGCCACGCCCACCGTGACCCTCACGCCGGATTTCCACCGGGGCCGGGGCGTCCCCGTCGGCACCGTCCTTCACGCGCCCGGCCTGCTGCTCCCGGTGGCCCTGGGCGCGGACGTGGGGTGCGGCATGCGCCTGCACGTCACCTCACTCACAGCGCCGGACGTGACCCCGCACCTGGGCGCCGTGGAGGTTGCGCTCCGGCGCACGTTCTTCGAGGGGGCCGGGACCTCCCGACCACCGCGGCCCTGCGCGCGGCAGTCCTGA
- a CDS encoding serine hydrolase produces the protein MTFLKQLAPAAALMAGVALAQTLSTPDALARLARADRLDAAWFSADFAALIPQMQAGFQGFRAAYGDFVGVQATGTDTYALKYARGNVNVRATTDARGVFRGLLITGMQAAPSTPPASTGAAPTTPAVRTGDATGQALARLLNADAANPAWFTPDFTPDVLAQVGPALAAYRQQFGRLTAVTSIGEEQYRAEYERGAVFLRAGVTSAGRFSLLYLGGALPNTADAAALTRAFGALGGHVSVLVTRDDTTIAAREPDARLAVGSAFKLGILAELQAQVRAGQHRWDEVVTLSDADRSYPSGRLHTWPAGTPVTVATLATEMLSESDNTATDTLLRLVGADAVGRRLRQPVVPSTRQLFVLSAPQNDALRARYAAGNDAVKRAVLAEVNQQGRPPQSSLVNSAVTYPQVEWFVSAQTLCGLLKDTAALPSTRVNGGPAENLGFPSASYKGGSERGVLNLTTVVRGASGAQYCLAATWNDAASLDEQTFLSLYQALFALVK, from the coding sequence ATGACGTTCCTGAAACAGCTGGCGCCTGCAGCGGCCCTCATGGCCGGCGTGGCCCTCGCCCAGACCCTCAGCACGCCGGACGCGCTCGCGCGCCTCGCCCGCGCGGACCGACTGGACGCCGCGTGGTTCAGTGCCGACTTCGCCGCGCTGATCCCGCAGATGCAGGCGGGCTTCCAGGGGTTCCGCGCCGCCTACGGGGACTTCGTGGGCGTCCAGGCCACCGGCACGGACACCTACGCCCTGAAGTACGCGCGCGGCAACGTGAACGTCCGCGCCACCACGGACGCCCGGGGCGTCTTCCGGGGGCTGCTCATCACCGGGATGCAGGCCGCGCCGAGCACCCCCCCGGCGAGCACCGGCGCCGCCCCCACCACCCCGGCCGTCCGCACCGGCGACGCGACCGGTCAGGCGCTCGCGCGCCTCCTGAACGCCGACGCCGCGAACCCGGCGTGGTTCACGCCGGACTTCACGCCGGACGTGCTCGCGCAGGTCGGCCCGGCGCTCGCCGCGTACCGCCAGCAGTTCGGGCGCCTCACGGCCGTCACGTCCATCGGGGAGGAGCAGTACCGCGCGGAGTACGAACGCGGCGCGGTGTTCCTGCGGGCGGGCGTCACGAGCGCCGGGCGGTTCTCGCTGCTGTACCTCGGCGGCGCGCTCCCCAACACCGCCGACGCGGCCGCGCTCACGCGCGCGTTCGGCGCCCTGGGTGGCCACGTGAGCGTCCTCGTGACGCGTGACGACACCACCATCGCCGCGCGCGAACCGGACGCGCGCCTCGCGGTGGGGTCCGCGTTCAAACTGGGCATCCTCGCGGAACTGCAGGCGCAGGTGCGCGCCGGGCAGCACCGCTGGGACGAGGTCGTGACCCTGAGCGACGCGGACCGCTCCTACCCGAGCGGCCGCCTGCACACCTGGCCTGCCGGGACGCCCGTGACCGTCGCGACGCTCGCCACCGAGATGCTCAGCGAGAGCGACAACACCGCCACGGACACCCTGTTGCGGCTTGTCGGCGCGGACGCGGTCGGGCGGCGCCTCAGGCAGCCGGTCGTGCCCAGCACGCGGCAGCTGTTCGTGCTGTCCGCCCCACAGAACGACGCCCTCCGCGCACGCTACGCCGCGGGAAACGACGCCGTGAAACGCGCCGTGCTCGCCGAGGTGAACCAGCAGGGCCGCCCACCTCAGAGCAGCCTCGTGAACAGCGCCGTGACGTACCCGCAGGTGGAGTGGTTCGTGAGCGCGCAGACACTGTGCGGCCTGCTCAAAGACACCGCAGCGCTCCCCAGCACCCGCGTGAACGGCGGCCCGGCCGAGAACCTCGGCTTCCCGAGCGCGTCGTACAAGGGCGGCAGCGAGCGCGGCGTGCTGAACCTCACCACGGTCGTGCGCGGCGCGAGCGGCGCGCAGTACTGCCTGGCCGCCACCTGGAACGACGCCGCCAGCCTGGACGAGCAGACGTTCCTGTCGCTGTACCAGGCGCTGTTCGCCCTCGTGAAGTGA
- a CDS encoding prepilin peptidase codes for MTPDAVMAVLAGVLGLLVGSFSNVLIYRLPRRENIAFPPSHCTNCNHQLGALDLVPVFSWLALRGKCRYCGAPIRVRYPLVELATGALYALMAVVFPFSAVGASLLGLLVLMTLLLVASMIDADTRTIPDSLTLPGAALGLAFAVLNERTGASSAGLPSFPEALRGMLLGAGVLMLIDLLGSWVLRRFRERQYPDFPIGYQQVALATLVGAWGGVWWGVAAALASTAVNVVARRVVRVPDLLTLGGLLVSVAVASTGVGPGLILMVQNALAATGAAALIAGAYWWTQPEPADTGDDDAFDASAMGFGDVKLAAVIGAFLGWEQFLVALVVAVLAGAVLGVVQLAIWRENRLKFGPYLAIGALVALLFGQQLIHAYMNKLGL; via the coding sequence GTGACCCCTGATGCCGTGATGGCTGTGCTTGCGGGCGTGCTGGGCCTGCTGGTCGGCTCGTTCTCGAATGTCCTGATCTACCGCCTGCCGCGCCGCGAGAACATCGCGTTCCCGCCGAGCCACTGCACGAATTGCAACCACCAGTTGGGCGCGCTGGACCTCGTGCCGGTGTTCTCGTGGCTGGCGCTGCGCGGAAAGTGCCGGTACTGCGGCGCGCCCATCCGCGTCCGTTACCCGCTGGTGGAGCTCGCGACGGGCGCGCTGTACGCCCTGATGGCCGTGGTGTTCCCGTTCTCGGCGGTGGGCGCGAGCCTGCTGGGCCTGTTGGTGCTGATGACGCTGCTGCTGGTGGCGTCCATGATCGACGCGGACACCCGCACCATCCCCGACAGCTTGACGCTGCCGGGCGCGGCGCTTGGCCTGGCGTTCGCGGTGCTGAACGAGCGGACCGGCGCGTCCAGCGCGGGCTTGCCGTCTTTCCCGGAAGCGCTGCGCGGCATGCTGCTCGGCGCGGGCGTGCTGATGCTGATCGACCTGCTGGGCTCGTGGGTGTTGCGCCGCTTCCGGGAGCGGCAGTACCCGGACTTCCCCATCGGGTATCAGCAGGTGGCGCTCGCCACGCTGGTGGGCGCGTGGGGCGGCGTGTGGTGGGGCGTGGCGGCGGCACTGGCGTCCACGGCCGTGAATGTCGTCGCGCGGCGCGTCGTGCGCGTGCCGGACCTGCTGACGCTGGGGGGGCTGCTGGTGAGCGTCGCGGTGGCGAGCACGGGCGTCGGACCGGGCCTGATCCTGATGGTTCAGAACGCCCTGGCGGCGACGGGCGCCGCGGCGCTCATCGCGGGCGCGTACTGGTGGACGCAGCCGGAACCGGCCGACACCGGCGACGACGACGCCTTCGACGCAAGCGCCATGGGGTTCGGTGACGTGAAGCTCGCGGCGGTCATCGGCGCGTTCCTCGGCTGGGAGCAATTCCTGGTGGCCCTGGTCGTGGCGGTCCTGGCCGGCGCGGTGCTGGGCGTCGTGCAGCTGGCCATCTGGCGCGAGAATCGCCTGAAGTTCGGGCCGTACCTCGCGATAGGCGCGCTGGTGGCGCTGCTGTTCGGGCAGCAGCTCATTCACGCGTACATGAACAAGCTGGGCCTGTAA
- a CDS encoding HD domain-containing protein, producing MFSTVDLDHLLTQDAALRAVQGEVRARMRTDGAHDEGHLRRVAVWAVRFAPPGDARAAVAAALLHDVVNLPKDHPERAQASVRSADVARALLPGLGFTADEVERVAGAVRDHSFSRGATPDTPLGDALQDADRLEALGALGVLRCAATGGRLDRALLHDLDPWGEARALDDGEYTLDHFFVKLLRLPATFRTPGGRAEAARRAGTIHAFLTALGEELGVPYPAGKEVRESRKGTLQP from the coding sequence GTGTTTTCGACTGTTGATCTGGACCACCTGCTGACGCAGGACGCCGCGCTGCGCGCGGTGCAGGGCGAGGTGCGCGCGCGCATGCGCACGGACGGCGCGCACGACGAGGGACACCTGCGGCGCGTGGCCGTGTGGGCGGTGCGGTTCGCGCCGCCCGGAGACGCGCGCGCGGCCGTGGCGGCGGCGCTGCTGCACGACGTCGTGAACCTGCCCAAAGACCACCCGGAGCGCGCCCAGGCGAGCGTGCGTTCCGCAGACGTGGCGCGTGCGCTGCTGCCCGGCCTGGGCTTCACGGCGGACGAGGTGGAGCGCGTGGCGGGCGCCGTGCGGGACCATAGTTTCAGCCGGGGCGCCACGCCGGACACGCCGCTCGGCGACGCCCTGCAAGACGCGGACCGCCTGGAGGCGCTGGGCGCCCTCGGCGTCCTGCGGTGCGCCGCGACCGGCGGCCGCTTGGACCGCGCGCTGCTGCACGACCTGGACCCGTGGGGCGAAGCGCGCGCACTGGACGACGGGGAGTACACCCTCGACCACTTCTTCGTGAAGCTGCTGCGGCTCCCGGCCACGTTCCGCACGCCCGGCGGGCGGGCGGAGGCGGCCCGCCGGGCCGGGACCATCCATGCGTTCCTGACGGCGCTGGGGGAGGAACTGGGCGTACCGTACCCCGCCGGGAAAGAGGTTCGTGAGAGTCGGAAAGGTACACTTCAGCCGTGA
- a CDS encoding DMT family transporter: MSSSPARPERLDALSFGAIIVTILFWASAFAGIRAGLESFSAGHLTLYRFLWASLALGIYAAVARIPFPPRADALRILGLSFIGITLYHTFLNYGEISVPAGTASLIIAAGPVITALLATAFGGERLNAVGWLSTLISLSGVALIVLGKGESVNFTTGALLILGSAVCTATYFVFQKPLLRRMPPFHFTVWSLILGTVPMLVFLPGFAGELARAPLGAHLAVAYIGVFPAALAYLTWTFALSRVPASVTTSFLYVSPVFAILIAWVWLHEAPTARSLLGGAVAIAGVILLNLLGRPRTAPAAPARERDE, from the coding sequence ATGTCGTCCTCACCGGCCCGCCCCGAACGCCTCGACGCCCTGAGCTTCGGGGCGATCATCGTGACCATTCTGTTCTGGGCGTCCGCCTTCGCCGGCATCCGCGCCGGCCTGGAGAGCTTCTCGGCCGGGCACCTCACCCTGTACCGCTTCTTGTGGGCGTCCCTCGCGCTCGGCATCTACGCCGCCGTGGCGCGCATCCCGTTCCCGCCCCGCGCGGACGCGCTGCGCATCCTGGGCCTCAGCTTCATCGGCATCACGCTCTACCACACGTTCCTGAACTACGGCGAGATCAGCGTCCCCGCTGGCACCGCCAGCCTGATCATCGCGGCCGGGCCGGTCATCACGGCCCTGCTCGCCACCGCCTTCGGCGGGGAGCGCCTGAACGCCGTCGGGTGGCTGTCCACGCTCATCAGCCTGAGCGGCGTCGCGCTGATCGTCCTCGGCAAAGGCGAGAGCGTGAACTTCACGACCGGCGCGCTGCTGATCCTCGGCAGCGCCGTGTGCACCGCCACGTACTTCGTGTTTCAGAAGCCGCTGCTGCGCCGTATGCCGCCCTTTCACTTCACGGTGTGGAGCCTGATTCTCGGCACGGTGCCCATGCTGGTGTTCCTGCCGGGCTTCGCCGGTGAGCTCGCGCGCGCGCCGCTGGGTGCGCACCTCGCCGTGGCGTACATCGGCGTGTTCCCCGCCGCGCTCGCGTACCTCACGTGGACGTTCGCGCTGTCGCGCGTGCCCGCGAGCGTCACCACCAGCTTCCTGTACGTCAGCCCGGTGTTCGCCATCCTGATCGCGTGGGTGTGGCTGCACGAGGCGCCCACCGCCCGCAGCCTGCTGGGCGGCGCCGTCGCCATCGCCGGCGTGATCCTCCTGAACCTCCTCGGGCGGCCCCGCACGGCTCCCGCCGCGCCCGCCCGGGAGCGCGACGAATGA
- a CDS encoding ATP-binding cassette domain-containing protein, whose translation MTPSTDPNDHAIDLRDVRVRLGNQNVLDGVDLQVRRGEFLAVIGPSGGGKSTLLRVIGGLLRPASGEVRVSSPPAFVFQDYRLLPWRTALRNVQLPHDLGRGNGGLPAREALKLVGMEAYCRYYPSELSGGMRARVALARALAQSGDVLLLDEPFAALDALVRERFNAELKHLHDKTGRTTVLITHSIREAAFLADRVAVLQHGRIIAVRETNGGGRVSAYTDGLEAELRDLLGTGDSTRLVREERPRHAWWWSVLPLVGLALGLLAWHLRADALQNPLLLPRPQAVLVALLRDAPTFLSALWVTARTMIAGALLGGALGVLFGYLLGKFVALERFASPYLVALQSTPIVILAPFLTLWLGFGTVPGIVVSAISALYPMLVAAMIGVRSVPRPDLELFASLHATRAQRLLRLELPHALPVLLGALRLGISLALIGAVVWEFVDPNVRGLGFLVNQAGAYYDSSRKFAAVLLLVLFGVVLYALVTALERWSLRHRPR comes from the coding sequence ATGACGCCCAGCACCGACCCGAACGACCACGCCATCGACCTGCGCGACGTTCGCGTCCGCCTCGGCAACCAGAACGTCCTCGACGGCGTGGACCTGCAGGTCCGGCGCGGTGAGTTCCTCGCGGTCATCGGCCCGAGCGGCGGCGGCAAAAGCACGCTGCTGCGCGTCATCGGCGGCCTCCTGCGCCCCGCGAGCGGCGAGGTGCGCGTGTCCAGCCCACCCGCGTTCGTGTTCCAGGATTACCGCCTGCTTCCGTGGCGCACCGCGCTGCGCAACGTCCAGCTCCCGCACGACCTCGGGCGCGGCAACGGCGGCCTTCCCGCCCGCGAGGCCCTGAAGCTCGTCGGCATGGAGGCGTACTGCCGTTACTACCCGTCCGAACTGTCCGGCGGGATGCGCGCCCGCGTGGCCCTTGCCCGCGCCCTCGCGCAGTCCGGCGACGTCCTCCTGCTCGACGAGCCGTTCGCCGCGCTCGACGCCCTCGTCCGCGAACGCTTCAACGCCGAACTCAAGCACCTGCACGACAAGACCGGGCGCACCACCGTCCTGATCACGCACTCCATCCGCGAGGCCGCGTTCCTCGCGGACCGCGTGGCTGTGCTGCAGCACGGCCGCATCATCGCCGTGCGCGAAACGAACGGCGGCGGGCGCGTCAGCGCGTACACCGACGGCCTCGAAGCGGAACTCCGCGACCTGCTCGGCACCGGCGACAGCACCCGCCTCGTGCGCGAGGAACGCCCCCGCCACGCCTGGTGGTGGTCGGTGCTGCCCCTGGTCGGCCTCGCCCTCGGGCTGCTCGCCTGGCACCTGCGCGCCGACGCCCTCCAGAACCCCCTGCTGCTCCCCCGCCCGCAGGCGGTGCTCGTCGCGCTCCTGCGCGACGCCCCCACCTTCCTGAGCGCGCTGTGGGTCACCGCCCGCACCATGATCGCCGGCGCGCTGCTCGGCGGCGCGCTCGGCGTCCTCTTCGGGTACCTGCTGGGGAAGTTCGTGGCGCTCGAACGCTTCGCCAGCCCGTACCTCGTGGCCCTCCAAAGCACCCCCATCGTCATCCTCGCGCCGTTCCTCACGCTGTGGCTCGGGTTCGGTACAGTGCCGGGCATCGTCGTGTCCGCCATCAGCGCCCTGTACCCCATGCTGGTCGCCGCGATGATCGGCGTGCGCAGCGTCCCCCGGCCCGACCTGGAACTCTTCGCGAGCCTGCACGCCACGCGCGCGCAACGCCTCCTGCGCCTGGAACTCCCGCACGCGCTGCCGGTGCTGCTCGGCGCGCTGCGGCTCGGCATCAGCCTCGCGCTTATCGGCGCGGTCGTGTGGGAGTTCGTGGACCCGAACGTGCGCGGCCTCGGCTTCCTCGTGAACCAGGCGGGCGCGTACTACGACTCCTCCCGCAAGTTCGCGGCGGTGCTGCTGCTCGTGCTGTTCGGCGTGGTCCTGTACGCACTCGTGACCGCCCTGGAACGCTGGAGTCTCCGCCACCGCCCACGCTGA
- a CDS encoding CoA-binding protein, which produces MILTDIKDVTHVLQEQKVVAVVGFHRDPTKPAHYVPEYLHRQGYTVIPVNPALAGETYFGHKVVARLADIEVPVDIVDVFRRSEAVLEHEADILSMVHAPKTVWLQLGIRNDAFAERLSARGMDVIQDRCMLADHRQYL; this is translated from the coding sequence ATGATCCTCACGGACATCAAGGACGTCACGCACGTCCTGCAGGAACAGAAGGTCGTGGCGGTCGTCGGCTTCCACCGCGACCCCACGAAGCCCGCGCATTACGTCCCGGAGTACCTGCACCGCCAGGGGTACACCGTCATTCCCGTGAACCCTGCGCTGGCCGGCGAGACGTACTTCGGGCATAAGGTCGTCGCGCGCCTCGCGGACATCGAGGTGCCGGTGGACATCGTGGACGTGTTCCGCCGCAGCGAGGCCGTGCTGGAGCACGAGGCGGACATCCTCTCGATGGTGCACGCGCCGAAGACGGTGTGGTTGCAGCTCGGCATCCGCAATGACGCGTTCGCGGAGCGTCTGAGCGCGCGCGGCATGGACGTCATTCAGGACCGCTGCATGCTCGCCGATCACCGCCAGTACCTGTAA
- the hemL gene encoding glutamate-1-semialdehyde 2,1-aminomutase, whose protein sequence is MRDGPPEPRVGHAPERSEALFARARAVTPGGVNSPVRAFRSVGGSPRFIERASGAYLTDADGNDLIDYIGSWGPMILGHNHPDVRAAITDALAGGTSFGAPGWREVDLAELIVRVTGVGKVRFVNSGTEATMSALRLARGFTGRDYIVKFRGNYHGHADGLLVEAGSGLITNADGLGASAPSSAGVPQAYAQLTLVSEYNDADALDELMRERGHEIAAIIFEPVIGNAGVIVPTPAFLAALHRAREGGTLLIADEVMTGFRLARNGATERLGLHPDLICWGKIIGGGLPVGAYGGRADVMDFVSPQGPVYQAGTLSGNPLAMAAGLATLRALDADPDVYTRLDAYTSRLADGLRAAADATGVPVTVQHIGSMLTVFFLDAATLPHGEVRSYADAANADTAAFARWFQALLARGVYWAPSQFESIFVSAAHGDAELERTLEAARAAFAEVKA, encoded by the coding sequence ATGCGCGACGGCCCGCCGGAACCCCGGGTCGGCCACGCGCCCGAACGGTCCGAGGCGCTGTTCGCGCGCGCGCGTGCCGTCACGCCCGGCGGCGTGAACTCGCCCGTGCGGGCGTTCCGGTCCGTGGGCGGCAGCCCGCGCTTCATTGAGCGGGCGAGCGGCGCGTACCTCACGGACGCGGACGGCAACGACCTCATCGATTACATCGGCTCGTGGGGCCCCATGATCCTGGGGCATAACCACCCGGACGTGCGCGCGGCCATCACGGATGCCCTTGCGGGCGGCACGAGCTTCGGCGCGCCCGGCTGGCGCGAGGTGGACCTCGCGGAACTGATCGTCCGCGTGACCGGCGTCGGGAAGGTCCGGTTCGTGAACAGCGGCACCGAGGCGACCATGAGCGCCCTGCGGCTCGCGCGCGGCTTCACCGGCCGGGACTACATCGTGAAGTTCCGCGGGAACTACCACGGGCACGCCGACGGGCTGCTCGTGGAGGCCGGCAGCGGCCTGATCACGAACGCGGACGGGCTGGGCGCGAGCGCGCCCAGCAGCGCCGGCGTGCCGCAGGCGTACGCGCAGCTGACGCTGGTCAGCGAGTACAACGACGCGGACGCCCTCGACGAACTCATGCGGGAACGCGGGCACGAGATCGCCGCGATCATCTTCGAACCGGTCATCGGGAACGCGGGCGTCATCGTGCCCACTCCGGCGTTCCTCGCGGCGCTGCACCGCGCGCGCGAGGGCGGCACGCTCCTCATCGCGGACGAGGTCATGACCGGCTTCCGTCTCGCGCGGAACGGCGCGACCGAACGCCTCGGCCTGCACCCGGACCTGATCTGCTGGGGCAAAATCATCGGCGGCGGCCTGCCCGTCGGCGCGTACGGCGGCCGCGCGGACGTCATGGACTTCGTGTCCCCGCAGGGCCCCGTGTACCAGGCGGGCACGCTCAGCGGCAACCCGCTCGCCATGGCCGCCGGCCTGGCGACCCTGCGCGCGCTCGACGCGGACCCCGACGTGTACACGCGCCTGGACGCGTACACGTCGCGCCTCGCCGACGGCCTGCGCGCCGCCGCGGACGCGACGGGCGTGCCCGTGACCGTGCAGCATATCGGCAGCATGCTCACGGTGTTTTTCCTCGACGCGGCCACGCTCCCGCACGGGGAGGTGCGTTCGTACGCGGACGCCGCGAACGCCGACACCGCCGCGTTCGCGCGGTGGTTCCAGGCGCTGCTGGCGCGCGGCGTGTACTGGGCGCCCAGCCAGTTCGAGAGCATCTTCGTGAGTGCGGCGCACGGCGACGCCGAACTCGAACGGACCCTGGAGGCCGCGCGCGCGGCCTTCGCCGAGGTGAAGGCATGA